A section of the Dehalobacter sp. DCM genome encodes:
- a CDS encoding helix-turn-helix domain-containing protein, translating into MLNRKEFGAAIRNARLENKLTQEKLAEMLGVTPVHVKQLESGSRMPSLELLHNIAVTLNFSVDGAFFPADVKNTEMLDKLERILNLCTSHDLRVVYATAIALTDKDMENSI; encoded by the coding sequence ATGTTGAATCGAAAAGAATTTGGGGCTGCCATCCGCAATGCCCGGTTAGAAAATAAGTTAACCCAGGAAAAACTGGCGGAAATGCTTGGAGTAACGCCTGTCCATGTCAAGCAATTAGAATCAGGAAGCAGAATGCCGTCGTTAGAGCTTCTCCACAATATTGCCGTCACGCTGAATTTCTCAGTAGATGGGGCATTCTTTCCGGCAGATGTAAAGAACACGGAAATGCTGGACAAACTCGAACGGATACTTAATCTATGTACATCACATGATTTGCGTGTGGTTTATGCCACAGCCATTGCATTAACCGACAAAGACATGGAGAACTCAATCTAA
- a CDS encoding GGDEF domain-containing protein, which yields MIFDSLTQAVASIGMLQKYYPVTRIWDGSHKQMLYESEETDNPKEAPVSFEGFHEATFSIRENDGLLEIVTSIPITIGGQTCCLELIHLGDMRTGSTSLEHMQKLAITDPLTNLYNRRYIDEQLPIDLERTFRNSDPISFIYADIDFFKKVNDQYGHIAGDHILKQIACVFLRHIRKKDGWVARYGGDELLVCLPELSRNTVVKIANRLRHSVESKRFYINDIHIKITCSFGVQTIDKTSGVHTVDQVVELMDKKLYQAKKKGRNKVAL from the coding sequence ATGATATTTGATAGTTTAACGCAAGCAGTGGCATCCATAGGGATGCTACAAAAATATTATCCTGTTACTCGAATTTGGGATGGCAGCCATAAGCAAATGCTTTATGAAAGCGAGGAAACCGATAACCCCAAGGAAGCTCCCGTCTCATTCGAGGGATTTCATGAAGCAACATTCTCTATCAGAGAAAATGACGGCCTGCTTGAAATCGTCACCAGCATACCGATTACTATCGGCGGTCAGACTTGCTGTCTGGAGCTTATTCATCTCGGTGACATGAGAACCGGCTCGACCTCGCTTGAGCATATGCAAAAATTAGCAATCACAGACCCTCTGACAAATTTATATAACCGCAGGTATATTGACGAACAGCTTCCAATCGATTTAGAACGAACTTTCCGAAACAGTGATCCTATTTCGTTTATATATGCGGATATCGACTTCTTCAAAAAAGTCAATGACCAGTATGGACATATTGCCGGCGATCACATCCTGAAACAAATCGCATGTGTATTTCTCCGGCATATCCGAAAGAAGGATGGATGGGTGGCCCGTTATGGCGGGGATGAACTACTGGTTTGTCTGCCAGAGCTCAGCCGAAATACGGTCGTGAAAATAGCAAACCGCCTGCGCCATTCAGTGGAGAGTAAACGTTTTTATATCAATGATATTCACATAAAGATTACCTGCAGCTTTGGCGTACAAACCATAGATAAAACTAGCGGCGTCCATACAGTCGATCAGGTGGTGGAGCTTATGGACAAAAAACTCTACCAAGCAAAAAAGAAAGGCAGAAACAAAGTCGCATTATGA
- a CDS encoding helix-turn-helix domain-containing protein has protein sequence MELDYKAIGQRIKDARARIGMSQERLAELAGLSMTHMSHIETGNTKVSLPALVQVANALNVSLDDLVCDSLDKAKKIFENEITQTVQDCSEQEVRVIADTIIALKSSLRKRSR, from the coding sequence ATGGAACTGGACTATAAGGCTATCGGGCAGAGGATAAAAGACGCGAGAGCCCGAATCGGTATGAGCCAGGAGCGGCTGGCAGAACTGGCCGGACTTTCGATGACGCATATGAGTCACATCGAAACCGGTAACACAAAGGTCAGCCTTCCGGCATTGGTACAGGTCGCAAACGCATTGAACGTATCGCTGGATGACTTGGTGTGTGACAGCCTTGATAAGGCAAAGAAAATTTTTGAGAATGAAATTACACAGACGGTTCAGGACTGCAGTGAACAAGAGGTTCGAGTTATTGCCGACACGATTATTGCCCTGAAAAGCTCTTTGAGGAAACGCAGCCGATAA
- a CDS encoding SLOG family protein, with amino-acid sequence MNTLACAFAGHNPLRFPFGYDEEDYLCQQIKATLLMQILALYQNGVTAFYSNCEPGAPMWGAELVLGLQRRGSDIQLHCVLPYEEQATKWTPQLRNRYFSIAERSTSEYTLCTHYEHDCYLLCNKYLVNRSNFVLAVYDDDPLIYRMEPVSHLIAYAKNKNRGIITIHPDTGLLTPITITQGLK; translated from the coding sequence ATGAATACGTTAGCTTGCGCGTTTGCAGGGCATAATCCATTACGTTTCCCTTTCGGGTACGATGAGGAGGACTATCTGTGTCAACAAATCAAAGCAACCCTGCTGATGCAAATCCTGGCTCTATACCAAAACGGAGTCACTGCTTTTTATTCGAATTGTGAGCCGGGCGCCCCTATGTGGGGTGCGGAGCTAGTCCTTGGACTTCAGCGTCGGGGTTCCGATATTCAGCTTCATTGCGTGCTGCCTTATGAGGAACAGGCCACGAAATGGACGCCCCAGCTTAGAAATCGCTATTTCTCGATTGCAGAGAGAAGCACCTCCGAATACACGCTTTGCACTCATTACGAACATGACTGTTATCTATTGTGCAATAAATATCTTGTTAACCGCTCCAATTTTGTACTCGCGGTCTATGATGATGATCCGCTCATATACCGGATGGAACCTGTAAGCCACCTCATTGCTTATGCCAAAAATAAAAACAGAGGGATCATCACCATACATCCGGACACCGGCTTACTTACGCCCATTACAATAACCCAAGGTCTGAAATAG
- a CDS encoding helix-turn-helix domain-containing protein, translating to MGYFTSLYSSELPHRARAVYMYLSDRSDKEGKCYPAIGTIARELKLSRSTVKRALADLEKSGYLRKEQRWRENGGKSSNMFYLKKLDSS from the coding sequence ATGGGGTACTTTACCTCGCTTTATTCCTCCGAACTGCCACACCGTGCAAGAGCCGTCTATATGTATCTTTCCGACCGCTCCGACAAGGAAGGTAAATGCTATCCGGCAATTGGTACCATCGCCAGGGAGCTGAAGCTGTCCCGGAGTACCGTCAAGCGCGCCCTTGCTGACTTGGAAAAGAGCGGATATCTCCGCAAGGAACAGCGTTGGCGGGAAAACGGCGGAAAGAGCAGCAACATGTTCTATCTGAAAAAGTTAGATAGCAGTTGA
- a CDS encoding VirD4-like conjugal transfer protein, CD1115 family gives MQVSQIITLIAVALTMFGVIGFLSLLAHYYTLNGIKSKTVGDGQHGTARWASKQEIRNTYTEVRFEPEKWRKGENLPTVQGLVVGWRRASLFDNTAPHGYALVDDNDIHCLMIGAAGVGKTANFLYPNLEYACACGMSFITTDTKGDLYRNYGSIAKEHYGYHVAVIDLRNPTRSDGNNLLHLVNRYMDLYLANPRNLAYKARAEKYAKITAKTIINSGGFDVASAGQNAFFYDAAEGLLTSVILLIAEYCEPKQRHIVSVFKLIQDLLAPSGVKGRTLFQLLLAHLPDEHKTKWFAGAALNSAEQAMQSVLSTALSRLNAFLDSELEQVLCFDTAIDAERFCTEKSAIFLVMPEEDNTKYFIISLIVQQLYREILSVADEHGGKLPNRVMMFLDEIGTIPKIESAEMMFSASRSRRVSIVAIIQSFAQLEKNYGREGSAIIIDNCQDTVFGGFAPNSESAQILSKALGSKTVMSGSISRGKNDPSQSLQMIERPLLTPDELKSMPKGHFIVTKTGAYPMRTRLKLFMEWGIVFGKQYVIAEQSARIVEYADRFTLEEEIIRRHAACEEMPEEPKAPESGSGGMLHTPGPTINLDPFIQKQESTRG, from the coding sequence GTGCAAGTATCCCAAATCATAACCCTGATCGCTGTGGCATTGACCATGTTCGGCGTCATCGGCTTTTTATCCTTGCTTGCCCATTACTACACACTCAACGGCATCAAGTCTAAAACGGTGGGCGATGGGCAGCACGGGACGGCCCGCTGGGCATCAAAGCAGGAGATCAGAAATACCTATACGGAAGTCAGGTTCGAACCGGAAAAATGGCGTAAGGGAGAAAATCTCCCAACCGTCCAGGGGTTGGTTGTCGGCTGGCGAAGGGCTTCGCTGTTTGACAATACAGCGCCCCATGGCTACGCGCTGGTGGATGACAATGACATCCATTGCCTGATGATCGGCGCGGCAGGCGTTGGAAAGACCGCCAATTTCCTCTATCCAAACCTGGAATATGCCTGTGCCTGCGGTATGAGCTTCATCACCACAGACACCAAAGGCGACCTCTACCGCAACTACGGCAGTATCGCCAAGGAACACTACGGCTACCATGTGGCTGTCATCGATCTGAGAAACCCCACCCGCTCGGACGGCAATAATCTGCTCCATCTTGTCAACCGATACATGGATTTGTACCTAGCAAATCCTCGGAATCTGGCATACAAGGCCAGAGCCGAAAAGTATGCCAAGATTACCGCCAAAACCATCATCAACTCTGGAGGGTTTGATGTGGCGTCCGCAGGCCAGAACGCCTTCTTCTATGACGCGGCTGAAGGGTTGTTGACCTCCGTGATCCTGCTCATCGCAGAATACTGCGAACCGAAGCAGCGACACATTGTGTCCGTGTTCAAGCTGATTCAGGATCTGCTGGCGCCCAGCGGCGTCAAGGGACGCACCCTGTTCCAGCTCCTTCTGGCTCACCTGCCGGATGAACACAAAACCAAATGGTTTGCAGGCGCGGCCCTCAATTCCGCGGAACAGGCCATGCAGAGCGTCCTCTCCACTGCCCTTTCAAGGCTCAACGCTTTTCTGGACTCCGAACTGGAGCAAGTGTTGTGCTTTGACACGGCCATTGACGCTGAAAGGTTCTGTACCGAAAAAAGCGCCATTTTTCTAGTCATGCCGGAAGAAGATAACACGAAGTATTTCATCATCAGCCTGATCGTTCAGCAGCTCTACCGGGAAATCCTCTCGGTGGCCGACGAGCATGGCGGCAAACTCCCCAACCGAGTGATGATGTTCCTCGATGAAATCGGCACCATACCAAAAATCGAGTCAGCGGAGATGATGTTCAGCGCCAGTCGTTCCCGCCGCGTGTCTATTGTAGCGATCATACAATCGTTTGCTCAATTGGAGAAAAACTACGGACGTGAGGGTTCCGCCATCATTATCGACAACTGTCAGGATACGGTGTTCGGCGGTTTCGCCCCCAACAGTGAATCCGCGCAGATATTGTCGAAGGCCCTCGGCAGCAAAACCGTAATGAGCGGCTCCATCAGCCGTGGCAAAAACGATCCCAGCCAATCCCTGCAGATGATCGAGCGGCCACTGCTGACCCCTGACGAATTGAAGTCCATGCCCAAGGGACATTTTATTGTGACCAAGACCGGAGCGTATCCCATGCGCACCAGACTGAAGCTGTTCATGGAATGGGGCATTGTCTTTGGGAAGCAATACGTAATCGCAGAGCAGTCCGCCAGAATAGTGGAGTACGCTGACCGCTTCACCCTTGAAGAAGAAATCATCCGGCGCCATGCCGCCTGTGAAGAAATGCCGGAAGAACCAAAAGCTCCTGAGTCCGGATCAGGCGGAATGCTTCATACGCCGGGACCAACGATCAATCTTGACCCTTTTATTCAAAAACAGGAATCTACAAGGGGGTGA
- a CDS encoding DUF3991 domain-containing protein: MAYVHFTDEEKQLANSVDLVDFLERQGEKLTRSGPEWRWKRHDSVTVRGNEWFRHSRKEGGHAIDFVQEFYNVSFPEAVQWLLGGEAGVEWNQTSKSAPAPKKDFALPGANPDMRRVFAYLIKQRFIDRDILTHFAHEKLIYEDKEYHNAVFVGLDEKGIARHAHKRGTYTQGEPYKGNVEGSDPRYSFHWIGKSSKLYVFEAPVDMLSFITLHLKDWKEHSYVTLDGVSEHALLQQLRQNPHLNEVVLCLDHDEAGIEAVGRLKSILVENGYTNTAIMQSTYKDWNEDLKAKHGVEPIPSEEHPKLMLLPQVCAELSELCEAIRAHRDTRAFVTDCFDALEPLVNSGKVAPENVDSVRECLECMAAGSLLLTKELCRQMEHPVTTDQLMRKLQASYRPHEDRGWLRTRTEDIRRALEEINRMVNTPGIRRVEDQRRLGSSYLRLALDCVRARMFIEMEPQVMLPKQEQPENIIMTM, translated from the coding sequence ATGGCATATGTTCACTTTACTGATGAAGAAAAACAGCTCGCCAACTCCGTCGACCTGGTGGACTTTCTTGAGCGCCAGGGAGAGAAGCTCACCCGATCCGGCCCTGAGTGGCGATGGAAACGACATGACAGCGTTACTGTCCGAGGGAACGAGTGGTTCCGGCACAGCCGCAAGGAGGGCGGCCACGCTATTGATTTTGTTCAGGAGTTTTATAACGTGAGCTTTCCCGAAGCAGTGCAATGGCTGCTTGGTGGTGAAGCTGGCGTGGAGTGGAACCAGACCTCAAAAAGCGCACCGGCGCCTAAAAAAGACTTCGCACTGCCGGGGGCCAATCCCGATATGCGCCGGGTGTTTGCCTATCTCATCAAGCAGCGCTTCATTGACCGGGATATCCTTACACATTTCGCCCATGAAAAACTCATTTACGAGGACAAGGAATATCACAACGCCGTGTTTGTCGGGCTGGACGAAAAAGGAATCGCCCGGCATGCCCATAAGCGTGGCACCTATACCCAAGGCGAACCATACAAGGGCAACGTGGAGGGCAGCGATCCGAGATACAGCTTTCACTGGATTGGAAAGAGCAGTAAACTGTATGTTTTTGAGGCTCCCGTAGATATGCTGTCTTTCATCACGCTTCACCTGAAGGACTGGAAAGAACACAGCTATGTCACGTTGGATGGGGTGTCGGAACACGCCCTGCTCCAGCAGCTCCGACAAAATCCGCATCTGAATGAGGTTGTTCTCTGCTTGGACCATGACGAGGCGGGGATCGAAGCCGTTGGTCGTCTGAAGAGCATTCTTGTAGAAAACGGATACACAAATACAGCAATCATGCAATCCACCTACAAGGACTGGAACGAGGATCTGAAAGCCAAACACGGCGTGGAGCCGATTCCCTCTGAGGAACATCCGAAGCTGATGCTCCTTCCGCAGGTGTGCGCAGAGCTTTCCGAATTGTGCGAGGCTATTAGAGCGCACAGGGATACCCGCGCATTCGTGACGGATTGCTTTGACGCGCTGGAACCTCTTGTGAATTCGGGAAAAGTTGCGCCGGAGAATGTCGACTCTGTAAGAGAGTGTCTGGAGTGCATGGCTGCAGGTTCCCTGCTTTTGACCAAGGAACTGTGCCGGCAGATGGAGCATCCGGTGACGACAGATCAGCTTATGAGAAAACTACAGGCCAGCTACCGCCCCCATGAGGACAGAGGCTGGCTCCGTACCCGGACGGAGGATATCCGGAGGGCTCTGGAGGAAATTAACCGCATGGTGAATACGCCTGGTATCCGCAGAGTAGAAGATCAGCGGCGCCTTGGCAGCTCATATCTTCGCCTAGCTCTTGATTGTGTCAGGGCGAGGATGTTCATTGAGATGGAACCACAGGTAATGCTGCCAAAACAGGAGCAACCAGAAAATATAATAATGACGATGTAA
- the mobP3 gene encoding MobP3 family relaxase, with the protein MPRIIFKCGYIKNDPQHVKNLIEYVGTREGVEKLTQYRRNQPATPKQIERIGDILTHFPDSKSLFEYEDYQNKPTLENASAFITAAIDHNLDQLTHQEVYVNYIATRPRAEKLGSHGLFTDEDEPLVLSQVAEKVAEHTGNIWTPIISMRREDAARLGYDNASAWIALLRQQRNIFAEQMKIAPESLRWYAAFHDESHHPHCHMIIYSVDPRKGYVTKQAIENMRSSLAREIFQQDLLQIYSEQTIQRNTLTEQSRNTLRELLEQMRTGTCENLVIEDLMSRLAEKLNHTTGKKQYGYLQVPLKELVNQIVDELAKDARVAAAYAKWYELRNEVLRTYKDKLPEPIPLSQQKEFKQIKNMVIAEAVDLGNHHLTFEGDENAKPTYEEETAAGDDEPEQPLAEPEAVFQEVAEDQDYNLSDAQGCASSSDSDGIEPGKPHIAWSDRYKEARTYLYGSDDTEPDFEQALLLFLEEAEDGNALTMHDLGRMYADGLGVEMDADVASCWYEKALSAFMDIETEKENRYIEYRIGKMHAAGLGTAQDYEEAAGWFDTAVSKNHKYAQYSLAGLYYRGQGAEQDYQTAFELYRRSARQHVPYANYELAKMYWDGIGTVRNTEEAELHFEEAFFGFQRLEEQSHDDKLQYRLGQMLYTGTGTEKDTEAAIGYFEKAARLGNVHAQYMLGKLYLDADSGHENIEQAILWLTKAADNGNALAQYALGKLYRDGIQVDKDIQKAIALFTLSAAQDNSFSAYALGKLYLTGTEVPKDIEAAVKWLTQSAELGNQFAQYALAKLYLAGENVARDIQKAMELFLKSAEQGNQYAQYQLGRLYIKGEYVPKDAKTAVRWFTVSAEQDNQYAQYQLGKLYQLGEDVPKDVETAIKWLTASAEQGNQYAQYTLGKLCLLGKDVPRDREAAVRWLTLSAEQGNVYAQFFLDHQDSFRDPSLSLAATRLLHHLSRIFREEERRLPGGPGIQVESKLRRKIREKKIAQGHAQDDHEQRLTTY; encoded by the coding sequence ATGCCAAGGATTATCTTCAAATGCGGATATATTAAAAACGATCCGCAGCATGTAAAGAACCTGATCGAGTATGTGGGGACGCGGGAAGGCGTAGAAAAACTTACACAGTACAGACGGAACCAACCCGCTACTCCAAAGCAGATAGAGCGCATCGGGGACATTCTAACCCACTTTCCTGATTCCAAAAGCCTGTTTGAATATGAGGACTATCAAAATAAGCCGACTCTCGAAAATGCATCGGCATTTATTACTGCAGCCATTGACCACAACCTGGATCAGCTGACACATCAGGAGGTCTATGTCAACTACATTGCAACCCGTCCCCGTGCCGAAAAGCTGGGCAGCCACGGTCTGTTCACAGATGAGGATGAGCCGCTGGTGCTGTCACAGGTAGCCGAAAAAGTGGCGGAGCATACCGGGAACATCTGGACGCCCATCATTTCCATGAGGCGAGAGGACGCTGCCCGGCTGGGATACGATAACGCCTCCGCATGGATAGCCCTCCTCCGTCAACAACGCAATATATTTGCCGAGCAGATGAAAATCGCGCCGGAAAGCCTGCGCTGGTATGCGGCGTTTCACGACGAGAGCCATCACCCGCACTGCCATATGATCATTTACTCGGTCGATCCCCGTAAGGGCTACGTCACAAAACAGGCCATTGAAAACATGCGGAGCAGCCTGGCGCGGGAAATCTTTCAGCAGGATTTACTGCAAATCTACTCTGAGCAGACGATCCAGCGCAACACGCTGACAGAGCAGAGCCGGAATACCCTGCGGGAGCTTTTGGAACAGATGCGTACAGGAACCTGTGAGAACCTGGTGATTGAGGATCTGATGTCCAGGCTGGCGGAGAAACTGAATCATACCACAGGGAAAAAGCAATATGGCTACCTGCAAGTCCCGCTGAAGGAACTGGTCAATCAGATTGTGGATGAGCTGGCAAAGGACGCTCGCGTCGCGGCAGCTTATGCCAAGTGGTATGAGCTGCGAAATGAAGTCCTGCGTACCTATAAGGACAAACTGCCCGAACCTATTCCGCTCTCACAGCAAAAGGAATTCAAGCAGATCAAGAACATGGTGATTGCCGAGGCGGTAGACCTCGGCAATCACCATCTCACCTTTGAAGGCGATGAAAACGCTAAACCAACCTACGAGGAAGAAACCGCTGCCGGGGATGACGAGCCGGAACAGCCCTTGGCAGAGCCGGAAGCTGTGTTTCAGGAAGTAGCGGAAGATCAGGATTACAACCTTTCTGATGCCCAAGGCTGCGCATCCTCGTCTGATTCCGATGGCATAGAACCCGGTAAACCGCATATTGCATGGAGCGACCGATATAAAGAAGCTCGAACCTATCTCTATGGCAGCGATGATACGGAGCCGGACTTTGAACAGGCCCTCCTGTTGTTTCTGGAGGAAGCCGAGGATGGCAACGCTCTCACCATGCACGACCTCGGCCGGATGTATGCGGATGGGTTGGGTGTGGAGATGGATGCAGATGTAGCCTCTTGTTGGTATGAAAAAGCTTTATCGGCGTTTATGGATATCGAAACAGAAAAAGAAAACCGGTACATAGAGTACCGCATCGGCAAAATGCATGCGGCAGGACTCGGCACGGCACAGGACTATGAGGAAGCGGCCGGCTGGTTTGATACGGCAGTTTCAAAAAATCACAAGTACGCGCAGTATTCGCTAGCCGGCCTATACTACCGGGGGCAGGGTGCTGAGCAGGATTACCAGACCGCCTTCGAACTATACCGCCGATCTGCAAGACAGCATGTTCCCTATGCCAATTATGAGCTAGCAAAGATGTACTGGGACGGTATAGGTACCGTAAGAAATACTGAAGAAGCTGAACTGCACTTTGAGGAAGCCTTCTTCGGGTTTCAGAGACTGGAGGAACAGAGCCACGACGATAAGCTCCAATACCGCTTGGGTCAGATGCTGTACACCGGCACTGGCACGGAGAAGGATACGGAAGCCGCCATCGGCTATTTTGAAAAAGCTGCCCGGCTGGGCAATGTACACGCCCAATACATGCTTGGTAAGTTATATCTGGACGCGGACAGCGGTCATGAAAATATTGAACAGGCTATCCTGTGGCTGACAAAGGCTGCGGACAATGGCAATGCTCTGGCACAATACGCCCTCGGAAAACTGTACCGGGACGGCATCCAAGTAGATAAGGATATTCAGAAAGCCATCGCTCTGTTTACACTCTCGGCTGCACAGGATAATTCCTTCTCGGCGTATGCCCTTGGCAAGCTATATCTTACCGGAACAGAAGTACCTAAAGACATAGAAGCCGCAGTAAAATGGCTGACACAGTCAGCTGAGCTCGGCAACCAGTTTGCCCAATATGCGCTGGCAAAGCTATATCTCGCCGGCGAGAATGTGGCAAGAGACATCCAAAAGGCAATGGAGCTGTTCCTGAAATCAGCGGAGCAAGGCAATCAGTATGCGCAGTATCAATTAGGCCGGCTCTATATCAAGGGCGAATATGTTCCCAAGGATGCCAAGACCGCCGTTAGATGGTTTACCGTCTCTGCGGAGCAGGACAATCAATACGCGCAATACCAGCTCGGCAAGCTCTACCAGCTGGGCGAGGATGTACCAAAGGATGTGGAGACTGCCATCAAATGGCTGACCGCCTCTGCGGAGCAGGGCAACCAGTATGCCCAATACACCCTTGGGAAGCTCTGCCTGCTGGGTAAAGATGTTCCCCGTGACCGGGAAGCTGCTGTACGCTGGCTTACCTTATCCGCTGAGCAAGGAAATGTCTATGCGCAATTTTTCTTAGACCATCAGGACTCCTTCCGTGATCCTTCCCTTTCCCTTGCGGCAACAAGGCTTCTGCATCATTTGAGCCGGATATTCCGTGAAGAAGAACGACGGCTTCCAGGCGGACCAGGTATACAGGTTGAGAGTAAGTTGCGGCGGAAGATCAGGGAGAAAAAGATTGCCCAAGGCCATGCCCAGGATGACCACGAGCAAAGGCTTACCACTTATTAA
- a CDS encoding plasmid segregation centromere-binding protein ParR has translation MAERKRYFLSFDRDNPRHREAETLFLKQAVRQRSDFVVTCILSANQAEHLERCVRKAVRDEIRKLRLTPTDAQEEPDGAVQLSDLPSSLINALDEL, from the coding sequence ATGGCAGAACGAAAACGCTACTTTTTATCCTTCGACAGGGACAATCCAAGACACCGGGAAGCCGAAACACTCTTCTTAAAGCAGGCGGTCAGACAGCGTTCCGATTTTGTAGTCACCTGCATCCTTTCAGCAAATCAGGCAGAGCATCTGGAAAGGTGTGTTCGAAAAGCAGTCAGGGATGAAATAAGAAAGCTACGACTGACTCCAACGGACGCACAGGAGGAACCGGATGGGGCTGTTCAACTGAGCGATCTTCCCAGCAGCCTGATCAATGCACTGGATGAATTGTAA
- a CDS encoding ParM/StbA family protein — protein sequence MIKLGVDNGNYNVKSSEGMLYASGYAVSDKEFITLEMQLFYEGNYYAIGERRLRFQQDKTKEPDTFLLTLPAIADAMKKAGATNAEIALGVGLPIDSYGTQKEAFRRYFLRSNVSFMFEGTSYRCHITECKVFAQGHAALCRYYPRLSEYRGITLVDIGGYTVDVLTVHNFKLDRSSCASLRMGTITLYSRIQDALQKNDILLSDELITDAIRGEIQHTDSKQIAAVVDQTVAAYCKELFNALRERGLDLKLPTVFAGGGAELLESRLYDDNLNTVAVLNRFANADGYKLLMG from the coding sequence ATGATCAAGCTCGGAGTGGACAATGGAAACTACAACGTTAAATCCTCAGAGGGGATGCTCTATGCCTCTGGCTACGCAGTGAGCGACAAGGAATTCATTACGCTGGAGATGCAGCTCTTTTATGAGGGAAACTATTACGCCATCGGGGAACGCCGCCTGCGTTTCCAGCAGGACAAAACAAAGGAGCCGGATACGTTTCTTCTGACGCTGCCGGCCATCGCGGACGCCATGAAAAAAGCCGGCGCGACCAACGCGGAAATTGCCTTGGGCGTGGGGCTGCCCATCGACAGTTATGGAACCCAAAAGGAAGCTTTCCGCAGGTACTTTCTGCGGAGCAATGTCTCGTTTATGTTCGAGGGCACCTCCTACCGTTGCCACATAACGGAATGTAAGGTGTTCGCCCAGGGGCATGCCGCACTGTGCCGGTATTATCCGCGGCTGTCAGAATACCGGGGCATAACGCTGGTAGATATCGGCGGATACACCGTGGATGTGCTCACAGTCCACAATTTCAAGCTGGACAGGTCGAGCTGCGCCAGCCTGCGCATGGGGACCATCACTCTGTACAGCCGCATACAGGATGCGCTCCAGAAAAATGATATCCTGCTGTCCGATGAACTCATCACAGACGCCATCCGCGGCGAAATTCAGCACACCGACAGCAAGCAGATTGCGGCTGTGGTGGATCAAACGGTTGCGGCTTATTGTAAGGAGCTGTTCAATGCCCTCCGGGAACGGGGGCTCGATCTGAAGCTGCCAACGGTGTTCGCGGGCGGCGGCGCGGAGCTGCTGGAATCCCGGCTGTACGATGATAACCTGAATACGGTAGCGGTGCTGAACCGGTTTGCCAACGCAGACGGGTATAAGCTCCTGATGGGGTGA
- a CDS encoding DUF6103 family protein: protein MSMTELNVSFPTEKLEALRFFIGKKDQTIEQELQDFLDKTYEKMVPAQVREYVESRTEQAPVQQQVPVPEQPANSKERPARQARRQKEQAAPGPASVPEAPSESEGLAEQENQGMTMNM, encoded by the coding sequence ATGAGTATGACTGAACTGAATGTATCCTTCCCTACGGAGAAGCTGGAAGCTCTCCGCTTTTTTATCGGCAAAAAAGACCAGACCATTGAACAGGAGCTGCAGGATTTTCTAGACAAGACTTACGAAAAAATGGTACCCGCACAGGTGCGGGAGTATGTGGAGAGCCGCACGGAACAGGCTCCTGTGCAACAGCAGGTACCGGTGCCGGAACAGCCTGCCAACTCCAAGGAACGACCTGCACGGCAGGCCCGCCGCCAGAAGGAACAGGCCGCGCCTGGACCGGCCTCTGTCCCGGAAGCACCTTCCGAGTCCGAAGGTCTCGCCGAGCAGGAAAACCAGGGCATGACCATGAACATGTGA